CCTACTGCTACGACTGTGCACGCATATATTCATGTCAGCAACCCTGCACTAGAACTACTGAGATCAGCCTAGACAAACAGCTCGAGCAGTACGGGCGGCGCCTGCGCCGCCTCATCACGGTGCCGGCGCATGTGGCCGCCGAGAGCCTGCCCCGTCTCGAACCCTTGGCCGCAGATGTGGCACCGGTGCTCAGGCTTCTGATCCGTACTCTTGGGTTTGACGGAGTAGCACTGACCGCCGGCGGTGAGGGCGAGCTTGAGCCCGTGGCGGCCGCGGAGGTGGCTGGTCCGGTGACCGCCGAGCGCCTGGAACGACGGGAAGGAGCGGCCGCACGTCTTGCACACGAACTGGTCCCCACTGGCGGCCGTGGCGCGGCGCATCTTCTTGTTGATGTCGGCTACGACgccgagggagagcgagagggagagtGACACGGCCTGGTCTGCTGCTGCTCTCTGGTGCTTCGTCATGGACGTGCGTACAAGTGAAGAACAGGGAACCTGTGGAGCTGAGGAAACTGTGGGATGCGATCGACCACTGGAAGCGGGAAGGAGCTAGCTAGGCACGAGTGGGTTTAGATTTGAGAAGAAATCGGAGGTTGTTGAGTTGTGGAGCGTGTGTGCATGGTTGGGCGTTTATATACGGGAGGGAGGCGCAGGCAGACGATCGAGTAGCTCGGCGGTCGCTAGCGGCCCCAGGTGGTCTCACGTGTACGAGACGTCGGGGTTGACGTCGCGATCGGCGGGCGACTCGGCTATCTCTAGGCCTGCCTTTGTATGGAGCTGTGACCTTTGGGACGCGCAGATTGACGTGTGCGCTGCGCTGGCTTCATCCATACCGCCGGTGGCCCGCGAAACGGCACGGAAGCTAAGCTCACGGTGACGGTGACGGTGTCAGTTAAAAAAATACTAGACGAAGCCCACAGGAAGGGTCCACCAAAGTTAATAATTAAGAAGAAAGTGTCCACCAACTGGCCGGCGCCTCTNNNNNNNNNNNNNNNNNNNNNNNNNNNNNNNNNNNNNNNNNNNNNNNNNNNNNNNNNNNNNNNNNNNNNNNNNNNNNNNNNNNNNNNNNNNNNNNNNNNNNNNNNNNNNNNNNNNNNNNNNNNNNNNNNNNNNNNNNNNNNNNNNNNNNNNNNNNNNNNNNNNNNNNNNNNNNNNNNNNNNNNNNNNNNNNNNNNNNNNNNNNNNNNNNNNNNNNNNNNNNNNNNNNNNNNNNNNNNNNNNNNNNNNNNNNNNNNNNNNNNNNNNNNNNNNNNNNNNNNNNNNNNNNNNNNNNNNNNNNNNNNNNNNNNNNNNNNNNNNNNNNNNNNNNNNNNNNNNNNNNNNNNNNNNNNNNNNNNNNNNNNNNNNNNNNNNNNNNNNNNNNNNNNNNNNNNNNNNNNNNNNNNNNNNNNNNNNNNNNNNNNNNNNNNNNNNNNNNNNNNNNNNNNNNNNNNNNNNNNNNNNNNNNNNNNNNNNNNNNNNNNNNNNNNNCATCACAGGTCAAGAGTCAAGAGAGAAAGTCTTGTTCACGAAGAATAAAAAGCGCTTCGCCAACCAGACTAGATCTATCTATCGAGTCGAGACAAACAAACGGTACAAGCTTACCAGATTCGGCTTACTACTTAACTCGCTCGGTCGGTCGGTCGTCTTCTCCAAGGATAGAATGGCTTCGTTCCTACTGCCCCAGAGAGCTGCTCATTCGTTCCAGGAAAGCGCGAGCGCGCGTACCACGCTGTCCGGCATGGAGAGTATTTCATACGTACCAATACCATCTGTATCGTCAACTCAGATTATACCAGGACGCGTCGCTCCCCAGCCAACCTGCCAATGTAGCAACATGTGCCGGTTTACAAGCAGAAATTAAGACGACCGATCTCCCTAGGCCGTGTGCCAGTCATTGACGTACTACGTCGGCTAGCGGAGCTATACGTAAGTGCCTGGCACACATACGACGATCCGGAGGAGTGAGCTGTTCTCTCTAAACGTACAACTCGTTCGACGTGTTAGAACTTAGAACTCCTGTTTTCGGAGATagttgtgttggaaatatgagcaatttaccgaacgATTTTATTAACGGagatactagataaagcatgactaatatagcagatataaagcaagtcatgcaatctgacagagagaaggtaaatagcatctgcatatatgaacttgaactaaacacatctagaacagacactagatgaagttgcatatatgaagtagaacctaacatatgtaaCGCAGAAACTAGAGCAAAGAACTGTGGCAGGACATCTAACAGGaagagcaagaacacgtacgggacagcagtagcagaagcactggacttggggtcgacatcctctccagccatgtcgtttatgaggttgtcgacgtcggggaagaagtcgtcgtcggggaagtagtcgtcggagtccgtgatgaagaagtcagtagtcgcgcagagcgctccctaaaaaccttatcacccttctcgcgtacaggactcaaagaggtgtggtttcggaggcctactatcccgacctgcggtgcacgccgcaagccgggatggggaagatcgtagtaGTAGCTCAGTGGTCAGGAACCTGGAGGCGAGAGGGTTGTGTTGTTCTGATGCGTCTCACTGGGAGGAgggacctcccttttataggcgcaagagacgAAGGCGAGAGGGCAGTGACGGGAGGTGAAACGAAGAGAGGAAGGCGAAGCCAACAGGCAGCAGACGAAGAGGTGCGTCGTTCGCATTCAATCTCCACTTCAGCAAAAACGTTAGACATCGGCTGGGCTCAttcccgcgccgcgccgcgccgcgtcgtgacgaggcgaggcgggcggcggaggaggagcgcgcgtggatgtccctcttgttctcatgctcatacatgtgagGAAAGAACCTGCCTTATAAAGTGggcctctaaactagcaatgtgggaatAAACTTTAGTAGTGCCCCTTGCCTTGCACggatgggctaagtgggcctctaggatttattaggaatttctgaaattgttattgggctggcccataaatagataaaatttcagcaatcccccacaaGATCCTAAAGGCACACATAAATTTGCCTTTGGtttcaaaacactgttttatataccggtgctACGGTGGAGACTGTTAAGTAAAACTTTCACCTAGAACTCTATgttacactagtaagcaacttaaacagtggactgggccttgaactgcaagttttctgcgaatttagcttcacacaaagcctggaccgatacgtggctaccatgggtcttccccgcgggtggagcttatgcgtcatactctgtgacctttcatgagtttactagagagaaccctactcccatagattgcgacgtttgataatcagactcatataggtgtgttcttcaaaagatgttctgcaggacaacatctttgcttaaatgagccacttagaacacattaagatataaaTCAACCCGCCATGCAGATTTAGGAGAGTATTGcgtcttcatggagtggtattgttaacagtaaggatactctcctcttagttgaccaacagcttgtcttccacatctaattcacgggatctccgatcacatagactaggttaccactgtgaacaactcatattgtgggtctcatacccatctccctcgatgcactatctatcacaatacgtgatagacccttagtaaaaggatctgccagatatttagacgtttggatataatccaatgcaataactccggtgtttttcattttcctgacagactttaaccttctctgaacgtgtcttgatgacttcatgttatcctttgagctgctcactttcgtgatcacagtttgattggcgcggttcataaggatacccagtacagctttctcaacaaccggcaagtgtttcaagagccgacgaagccaatc
This window of the Triticum aestivum cultivar Chinese Spring chromosome 5D, IWGSC CS RefSeq v2.1, whole genome shotgun sequence genome carries:
- the LOC123125992 gene encoding zinc finger protein ZAT11, which encodes MTKHQRAAADQAVSLSLSLSLGVVADINKKMRRATAASGDQFVCKTCGRSFPSFQALGGHRTSHLRGRHGLKLALTAGGQCYSVKPKSTDQKPEHRCHICGQGFETGQALGGHMRRHRDEAAQAPPVLLELFV